From Candidatus Sphingomonas colombiensis, one genomic window encodes:
- the tsaD gene encoding tRNA (adenosine(37)-N6)-threonylcarbamoyltransferase complex transferase subunit TsaD, translated as MLILGLESSCDETAAALVDGERRVLAHRLAGQEAAHRPYGGVVPEIAARAHVEAMEPLIEAALADAGVSLSRVDAIAATAGPGLIGGVMVGLVTGKAIAHAIGKPLIAVNHLEGHALSPRLSDPDLEFPYLLLLVSGGHCQLLLVEGVGRYRRLATTIDDAAGEAFDKTAKSLGLGFPGGPAVERAAALGNAKAVPLPRPLLGSAEPHFSFAGLKSAVVRAVGHHAPEDIAASFQQAVVDCLIDRTRRALHRADGATALVVAGGVAANSAVRGALEALAIDNHLRFVAPPLWLCTDNAAMIAWAGVERFTAGLTDALDVPARARWPLDPSAETVRGAGVKA; from the coding sequence ATGCTGATCCTTGGCCTCGAATCCTCCTGTGACGAGACTGCCGCCGCGCTGGTCGACGGCGAGCGGCGCGTGCTGGCGCACCGGCTTGCCGGTCAGGAAGCGGCGCATCGCCCTTATGGGGGCGTGGTGCCCGAAATCGCCGCGCGCGCGCATGTCGAGGCGATGGAGCCGTTGATCGAAGCGGCGCTGGCCGATGCCGGCGTCTCGCTGAGCCGGGTCGACGCCATCGCCGCGACCGCCGGGCCGGGGCTGATCGGCGGCGTGATGGTCGGGCTGGTCACGGGCAAGGCGATCGCCCATGCGATCGGCAAGCCATTGATCGCGGTCAATCATCTGGAGGGTCATGCGCTCAGCCCGCGCCTGTCCGATCCCGATCTCGAATTTCCCTATCTGCTGTTGCTCGTATCGGGCGGGCATTGCCAGTTGCTGCTGGTGGAGGGCGTCGGCCGATATCGCCGCCTCGCCACGACGATCGACGACGCGGCGGGCGAAGCATTCGACAAGACCGCCAAGTCGCTCGGTCTCGGCTTCCCCGGCGGCCCGGCGGTGGAGCGCGCCGCGGCGCTTGGCAATGCCAAGGCCGTGCCGCTGCCGCGCCCGTTGCTCGGATCGGCCGAGCCGCATTTCTCCTTCGCCGGGCTGAAAAGCGCGGTGGTGCGCGCTGTCGGGCATCATGCGCCGGAGGATATCGCGGCATCGTTCCAGCAGGCGGTGGTCGATTGCCTGATCGATCGCACGCGCCGCGCCCTTCACCGTGCCGATGGCGCGACCGCGCTGGTCGTCGCCGGCGGAGTCGCGGCCAATAGCGCGGTGCGCGGGGCACTGGAGGCGCTGGCGATCGACAACCACCTGCGCTTCGTCGCGCCGCCCTTGTGGCTGTGCACCGATAACGCCGCGATGATCGCATGGGCGGGCGTGGAGCGATTCACGGCCGGCCTCACCGACGCGCTCGACGTGCCGGCGCGCGCGCGCTGGCCGCTCGATCCTTCGGCGGAAACGGTGCGTGGCGCGGGGGTGAAGGCATGA
- a CDS encoding NAD(P)-dependent glycerol-3-phosphate dehydrogenase has product MRIGVIGGGAWGTALAQVAARGGEVLLWAREPEVVASVNADHANPLFLPGVPLSPAIRATGALGDLAGMEALLVVAPAQHVGRVLAETPVGATPLVMCAKGIEAGSRRLVGEVAHAAHPDAPIAVLSGPTFAHEVAAGLPTAVTLACEDSELQARLAARLAGPAFRPYASSDVVGAEIGGAVKNVLAIACGVVEGAGLGQNARAALIARGFAEMTRFGLARGARAETLAGLSGLGDLVLTCSSTSSRNFSLGLGLGRGEQAATLLADRRTVAEGAFTAPVLAEAAREARADMPIVDAVCQLLDGADVREVTRDLLSRPLRDEA; this is encoded by the coding sequence ATGAGGATCGGGGTGATCGGCGGCGGCGCATGGGGCACCGCGCTGGCGCAGGTCGCGGCGCGCGGCGGCGAGGTGCTGCTATGGGCGCGCGAGCCGGAGGTGGTCGCCTCGGTCAACGCCGATCACGCCAATCCGCTGTTCCTGCCCGGCGTTCCGCTGTCCCCCGCGATCCGTGCGACCGGCGCGCTTGGCGATCTTGCGGGGATGGAGGCGCTGCTGGTGGTCGCCCCCGCCCAGCACGTCGGGCGCGTGCTCGCCGAAACGCCGGTTGGCGCGACCCCGCTGGTGATGTGCGCCAAGGGGATCGAGGCCGGATCGCGCCGGCTGGTCGGTGAGGTGGCACATGCCGCGCACCCCGACGCGCCGATCGCGGTGCTCTCCGGCCCCACCTTCGCGCATGAGGTGGCCGCCGGGCTGCCCACCGCCGTCACGCTCGCGTGCGAGGATAGCGAGCTTCAGGCCCGGCTGGCGGCGCGGCTCGCCGGCCCGGCCTTCCGCCCTTATGCCTCGAGCGACGTTGTGGGCGCGGAGATCGGCGGCGCGGTGAAGAACGTGCTGGCGATCGCCTGTGGCGTGGTTGAGGGCGCCGGCCTCGGCCAGAACGCCCGCGCCGCGCTGATCGCGCGCGGTTTCGCGGAGATGACGCGCTTCGGCCTCGCGCGCGGCGCACGGGCGGAGACGCTGGCGGGGCTGTCGGGGCTGGGCGATCTCGTCCTCACCTGTTCCTCGACCAGTTCGCGCAATTTCTCGCTCGGCCTTGGCCTCGGGCGTGGCGAGCAGGCCGCGACCTTGCTTGCCGATCGCCGCACGGTGGCGGAAGGCGCGTTCACCGCCCCGGTGCTGGCCGAAGCAGCGCGTGAGGCGAGGGCGGACATGCCGATCGTCGATGCGGTGTGCCAGTTGCTCGATGGCGCGGACGTGCGCGAGGTGACGCGCGACCTGCTCTCCCGCCCATTGCGCGACGAGGCCTGA
- a CDS encoding DUF1697 domain-containing protein, whose protein sequence is MRWAALLKSINAGKNVAMTDLRGFLGAEGMRDVTTLLASGNALFDSDETDGPALEQRLQAAAREKLGLDTDWFLRDHHALTAIIAANPFPHEAETRPNHVQIFFLHQPIAPSALTTLADNYDGPERIHAIGRELFVDYPDGIGRSKLPPAMSRAKFPKAATARNWNTLLKLAEQTA, encoded by the coding sequence ATGCGCTGGGCCGCGCTGCTCAAGAGCATCAACGCCGGCAAGAATGTCGCGATGACCGATCTGCGCGGGTTTCTGGGGGCGGAGGGAATGCGCGATGTCACCACCCTGCTCGCCTCGGGCAACGCATTATTCGACAGCGACGAAACGGATGGCCCCGCGCTGGAGCAACGCTTGCAGGCGGCGGCGCGCGAAAAGCTCGGCCTGGATACCGACTGGTTCCTGCGCGACCATCACGCGCTTACCGCGATCATCGCCGCCAATCCCTTTCCACACGAAGCGGAAACGCGGCCGAACCATGTGCAGATATTCTTCCTGCACCAGCCGATCGCTCCGTCGGCGCTGACCACGCTCGCCGACAATTATGACGGCCCGGAACGCATCCACGCGATCGGCCGCGAGCTGTTCGTCGATTATCCCGACGGCATCGGCCGGTCGAAACTGCCACCGGCGATGTCGCGCGCGAAATTCCCCAAGGCCGCCACCGCGCGCAACTGGAACACGCTGCTCAAACTGGCCGAACAGACCGCCTGA
- a CDS encoding DUF1674 domain-containing protein, with translation MSKRPPHVQAPAYLSPNPPVPKPAPGKDGPADPNDRNPTRFGDWELKGIAVDF, from the coding sequence CCCCGCATGTGCAAGCGCCGGCCTATCTTTCGCCGAACCCGCCGGTGCCGAAACCCGCGCCCGGCAAGGATGGTCCGGCCGATCCGAACGATCGCAATCCCACGCGCTTCGGCGATTGGGAACTGAAGGGAATCGCGGTCGATTTCTAG